In Thalassococcus sp. S3, the sequence CCGCAACCTTAACCTCGCGCACCGGATCGCCTGCCAGAGAGAGGCGGATCGTCTCTGCGTCGTCCTGCGTACCATGATGGGTCAACCCTTCCATCGCGTCGGCGCGAATGTCGGGATCCTGATCCAAAAGGGCGGCAAGAAGTGTTTCGCGCACGTCCTGCGTCCCCGCCGGAAGCGCTGCAAGCGTTCCGATGGCCGCAGAGCGCAGCACCTCATTTTCGGAGGCTGCATAGGACAGCAGCGGTGTCATCCAGTCTGCCGGCAACGGGGTATCGTAGGCAAAGTCACGCATCAAAATCTCCCTCGAACACAGCCCGGCGCGGTCTGGCGCCGGGCTCTTGGGTCAGCAGCCGTCAGGCAATGTCGCGGCGGGCGAACGACATCGAGCGGAACTGGTGCTTGTAAGGGCTCTCGCCCATCTTGCGGATCTTGCCGACGCCCATCTTGTAGTTGTAATTGCCGCTGATCCAGTCGACGACGCGCCCGGCCAGGGCATTGGCGGGTTGGGCGGTGTGCAAAAAGTCCATGTAGCCCAGGTTCTCCTTGACCGCCGGGGTCACAATGGCCACCGCCGTGATGGAGGCGCGGGTCAGCTCGATATGGCCGTTCTTGAGCAACTCCGCAAAGTCGAAATCCGACCCTTCGACCCCCACGATCGTGTCCTTCTGTACCGGGATCCGGTCCGAGAAGACCTGCACGTAATCGCCGCTTTCGATGCCCCTTGCCTTAGCCGCCTTTGGGTGGATCTCGATCCAGTTCTCCGGCCAGCGCTGCACGATGTAGGGCCGCCGCCGGTCGTCATAGCCCGATTGCCAGCGCTCGTTTATACGACCGGAGGTGATCCAAAGCTCGTCCTCGCGCGGCTTCAGCCAGTCCCAATAGCTGGAGAACAGATCCCACGGCGCCTTCTGGATGTTGCACTTGCCGGTCTGGCTGTTGAAATGCGTGAGCTTCTTGTTGAAGACATTGGCGCCCGCCGGCCCCTCCTCGGGCAGGACGCGGTCGACGTCGTGCAGGCGCTTGGTCTCGATCAGATTGCCGTCCTTGTCCATCAGCACGGGGCCCTGGATCCCGTTCGTGCCGAACTCCGCGAATTTCTCGTGCAGGGTCTTGCCTTCGCGCCGTGCGGCGACGAGCACCATGTTGAAATCCTTGCGCGAGCCACGGGAATGGCGTGCGCCCTCCTCCAGCACATCGTTAGAATTGGACCAGTCGAACCCTTCGAACCCCATTTTCTGCGCGAGTTGCGCGATGATCCACCAATCGGGTTTCGCATCGCCGGGCGCGTCGTAGAACTTGGGATAAAGCCTGAGACGGCGTTCGCCATTGGCGCGGGTAAAGCTCTCCTCCCCCCAGCCGGAGGCCGGGAAGACGATATCGGCATAGCGCGCGCCGATGGGATCGACGAGATAGATGTCCTGGTTCCAGACGACCATACCGCCGGAATCCACCCTGCGCTTGAGCGTGTCGATGATGTCCTGTTTTTCAAAGGACATGACCTGATGCGGGTTGCGGGTGGTCAGCTCGTCAAACTTGGCCTGCAGCGACTGGCTGCCGCACATGGCCTGGACCCAGGTCGTACCGATCACATGCGCGAGCCGCGTATGCCCGCTCATCAGATAGCGGTCGGTATCCATCGCACGCCGCCGCCGTCCGGGCAGCTTTTCGGGGCTCTTATTGCGCGGATAGCTTCCGCCACGCAGCCCGCCCCGCTGGTGGCCACCGGCGCGCCCGATCACTTGCCCGGGGCGCCCGCCGCAGCCGCACACGATGCCAAGGGCCGAGATGGCCTGCGTGTTGCCGGTGTTGTTGGACCAGTAAAACCCCTTCTCGATCATGATCGAGGTTTTGGGCCGGGTACCATCCTCCTTCGGTTTGGCCATCCATTCCGCGGCGGTATAGATCTTCTGCACGTCGATCTGGGCGATCTCGGCCGCTTTTTCCGGTTGGGCATAGTCCTGCGCCAGCAGCCAGTCCTTCCAGTCGTCAAAGCCGTCGGTCTGGAACTTGCCCCAGGTCGTGCGCCACTGCCACGGCGTGTTGCGGGTACCCTGGCCAAAGCCTGATGAGCTTTCCCACTTGTTATTGACCCACTTTTTGATCCACTCGGCATCCTCCCAGCCGTTCTCGACAATGACCCTTGCAATCGCGAGCACGACAGGCAGGTCCGTGCCCGGCTGAATGTCGATGACCATCCCGCCGTTTTTTTCGGCAAAAGCCGTCCCGCCGGTTCGCCGGGGCAGAAGGAAGATTGCCTTTTGTCCACCCTGGATGGCCGGC encodes:
- a CDS encoding arsenate reductase (azurin) large subunit; its protein translation is MSTPYYVPETSVPLPPPDAEVIATACDYCVVACGYKVYRWPVAGGRVGGPQADQNAFGEDFPVAPLGAWVAPNQHNIVLHNGAPHHVVIVPDKDTEFVNYTGNSSIRGGALAKKVYNPQSPTRDRLQSPMVRMFGVLMPVTWDFALDIAAEVGNYVLEKHGTNAYGVKTFSYGFMENTYAISKYALRHVRTANFTFHDTPSDVTSTPGFRDAGFDNFGPSYDDWEEAECLLMCGTDPYESKTILFTDYIMPAIQGGQKAIFLLPRRTGGTAFAEKNGGMVIDIQPGTDLPVVLAIARVIVENGWEDAEWIKKWVNNKWESSSGFGQGTRNTPWQWRTTWGKFQTDGFDDWKDWLLAQDYAQPEKAAEIAQIDVQKIYTAAEWMAKPKEDGTRPKTSIMIEKGFYWSNNTGNTQAISALGIVCGCGGRPGQVIGRAGGHQRGGLRGGSYPRNKSPEKLPGRRRRAMDTDRYLMSGHTRLAHVIGTTWVQAMCGSQSLQAKFDELTTRNPHQVMSFEKQDIIDTLKRRVDSGGMVVWNQDIYLVDPIGARYADIVFPASGWGEESFTRANGERRLRLYPKFYDAPGDAKPDWWIIAQLAQKMGFEGFDWSNSNDVLEEGARHSRGSRKDFNMVLVAARREGKTLHEKFAEFGTNGIQGPVLMDKDGNLIETKRLHDVDRVLPEEGPAGANVFNKKLTHFNSQTGKCNIQKAPWDLFSSYWDWLKPREDELWITSGRINERWQSGYDDRRRPYIVQRWPENWIEIHPKAAKARGIESGDYVQVFSDRIPVQKDTIVGVEGSDFDFAELLKNGHIELTRASITAVAIVTPAVKENLGYMDFLHTAQPANALAGRVVDWISGNYNYKMGVGKIRKMGESPYKHQFRSMSFARRDIA